From Methanocella paludicola SANAE, a single genomic window includes:
- a CDS encoding PKD domain-containing protein, with product MLIIQFTLPVTSEGEVEFHADVTSGNAPLTVHFTVDSPTHASNPVWNLGDGSGVKELNPTHTYNTPGTYDVSLTIDNGSGGRTTTVKTGYITVYEPPPAGPVAEFLVNTTSGEAPLYVQFTGMASGGTLSYDWDFGDGTQHSAEQSPLHIYSQPANYTVKLKVTNPGGTDIKEVLISVAEPTVTINNSTQMVTGTITPAPTVVPPTATPQSIIPSVSIPSISLSSDILQLILAALAALVIAGAIIYYFTHLSKSDSSGEKPARDLMRKPRSPVQPRRAQAAKPPAKAPETPKPQPKPANPPAPVAKPPAKAPEKPAPVVQPPAKAPEKPAPVVQPPAKAPEKPAPVVQPPAKAPEKPAPAVQPPAKAPEVPKPQPKPETKPAPVAQPPVKAPEAPKPPVKAPEAPKPQPKPESIPAPAAKPPAKAPEKPAKAPTPAPKPIKKDSDLDQDYIYGLVLGKDSETQKDGTKKN from the coding sequence ATGCTTATCATTCAATTCACTCTGCCCGTCACGTCCGAGGGCGAGGTCGAATTTCACGCCGATGTGACTTCAGGCAACGCTCCCCTGACGGTGCATTTCACCGTAGATTCTCCCACCCACGCGAGTAACCCGGTGTGGAATTTAGGGGATGGTAGTGGAGTCAAAGAGCTGAACCCAACCCATACATATAATACGCCGGGCACTTACGACGTGAGCCTGACGATCGATAACGGCTCAGGCGGCAGGACGACAACTGTGAAAACAGGCTATATAACGGTATATGAGCCGCCACCCGCAGGCCCGGTCGCGGAGTTTTTAGTCAATACGACGTCGGGTGAGGCCCCGTTGTACGTTCAGTTCACTGGCATGGCATCCGGAGGCACCCTGTCATACGACTGGGACTTCGGGGACGGCACGCAGCATAGCGCCGAGCAGAGCCCGCTCCACATCTACTCGCAGCCCGCGAACTACACAGTAAAACTTAAAGTAACGAACCCCGGCGGCACCGACATTAAGGAAGTGCTTATATCCGTGGCAGAGCCCACGGTCACGATCAATAATTCGACCCAGATGGTCACGGGAACGATCACGCCCGCTCCCACGGTAGTTCCGCCCACGGCAACTCCACAGAGCATCATTCCCTCCGTGAGCATCCCCAGTATTTCGCTGTCGAGCGATATTCTCCAGCTCATACTGGCAGCGCTCGCTGCCCTGGTGATCGCCGGCGCGATCATCTATTATTTCACTCACCTGAGCAAGAGCGACAGCAGCGGCGAAAAGCCGGCCCGGGATCTTATGCGTAAGCCTCGATCGCCGGTCCAGCCCCGGCGTGCACAGGCTGCGAAGCCGCCTGCAAAGGCCCCGGAGACTCCAAAGCCGCAGCCTAAACCTGCTAATCCTCCGGCTCCTGTGGCAAAGCCGCCCGCAAAAGCACCTGAGAAGCCTGCGCCTGTGGTACAGCCGCCCGCAAAAGCACCTGAGAAGCCTGCGCCTGTGGTACAGCCGCCCGCAAAAGCACCTGAGAAGCCTGCGCCTGTGGTACAGCCGCCCGCAAAAGCACCTGAGAAGCCTGCGCCTGCGGTACAGCCGCCCGCAAAAGCCCCGGAAGTTCCGAAACCACAGCCCAAGCCCGAGACTAAGCCTGCTCCTGTGGCACAGCCGCCTGTAAAGGCCCCGGAAGCTCCAAAGCCGCCCGTTAAGGCCCCTGAGGCACCGAAACCGCAGCCAAAACCCGAAAGTATTCCGGCTCCTGCGGCGAAGCCGCCTGCAAAGGCCCCGGAGAAACCTGCGAAAGCTCCGACACCTGCGCCAAAGCCCATAAAGAAGGACAGCGATCTGGACCAGGACTACATATACGGCCTCGTCCTCGGCAAGGACTCAGAAACCCAGAAAGACGGCACAAAAAAGAATTAA
- a CDS encoding RPA family protein has translation MSEREVARRMFAREFNDSNLQQGESMDRSPNFIVTPAGVICNRVFIVGVLTEVENIGVEGQTMYRARIADPTGVFTVYAGEYQPSAALFLASAKTPAYVAVVGKARVFNPEKGAYYMSVRPEEINIVDEYVRNRWVYVTALFTLQAVRIMERAMESGLRGSELERHMRAFTADSAGIARAMDHYQVSTGLMDAYRQMVMDALATIVDAAPPEKREAAGDGMALAIIEDMIKRLDRGDGVSYEALLDAAHRLGYEESAVEKTLNALMDAGRCYEPRIGILKLI, from the coding sequence ATGAGTGAGAGGGAAGTCGCGAGGCGGATGTTCGCCCGGGAATTTAACGATTCTAATTTACAGCAGGGCGAGTCCATGGACCGCTCGCCCAACTTCATCGTGACGCCGGCAGGCGTCATCTGCAACCGGGTCTTTATCGTGGGCGTGCTCACGGAAGTGGAGAACATCGGCGTCGAAGGCCAGACGATGTACCGGGCCAGGATCGCCGACCCCACGGGCGTATTCACGGTGTACGCCGGCGAATATCAGCCGTCCGCGGCCCTGTTCCTGGCGTCGGCGAAGACCCCTGCCTACGTGGCCGTTGTGGGAAAAGCCCGGGTCTTCAACCCTGAAAAAGGGGCGTATTATATGTCCGTCCGCCCGGAGGAGATCAACATCGTGGACGAGTACGTGAGGAACCGGTGGGTCTATGTGACCGCGCTATTTACGCTACAGGCGGTACGGATCATGGAGCGGGCCATGGAAAGCGGCCTCAGGGGCTCCGAGCTGGAGAGGCACATGCGCGCTTTCACAGCGGACTCTGCGGGCATCGCCCGTGCCATGGACCATTACCAGGTCTCCACGGGCCTGATGGACGCGTACCGACAGATGGTCATGGACGCGCTGGCCACGATCGTGGACGCGGCCCCGCCTGAAAAGCGGGAGGCGGCTGGCGACGGCATGGCGCTGGCCATTATCGAGGACATGATCAAGCGGCTTGACCGGGGCGACGGCGTGAGCTATGAGGCGCTTCTGGACGCCGCGCACAGGCTGGGCTACGAAGAGTCGGCCGTCGAAAAAACATTGAATGCCCTGATGGACGCGGGCCGGTGTTACGAGCCCCGTATCGGCATTCTCAAGCTTATTTAA
- a CDS encoding single-stranded DNA-binding protein has protein sequence MDDQIAPIVEELNRALGVDRDTLEKELNLLIIDFKVPVEEARRSIMKKHAGEAGEAAEPESSNDPSIRLLKDLRSGDTGVTLLANVIEPRYREITTSRGTTTVVNGMLEDSTAKLHFTAWVDFPGLFSGRAVLAKNVYVNSFHGMPSVNIGERSTVEEFDGNVPGYTTRRCSLAELTEGDGAYDIEVEGEVVSIRPGSGLIERCPICSRVMQKGQCRAHGRSEGIKDLRIKAILDDGTGSLICVFDRTLTRAVLGVELEMALESGTIDNAEEQVKAALIGWPFTIRGNVTRGEYGRILIATKAKRPDEDIGRLARELMVSGAQRSMR, from the coding sequence ATGGACGACCAGATCGCGCCCATTGTCGAGGAATTAAACCGGGCGCTGGGAGTAGACAGAGATACTCTGGAAAAAGAGCTGAACCTTCTTATCATAGATTTTAAAGTGCCCGTTGAGGAAGCCCGCAGGAGCATAATGAAGAAGCATGCCGGCGAGGCGGGCGAGGCCGCGGAGCCTGAAAGCTCTAATGACCCGTCGATCAGGCTGTTGAAAGACCTGAGGAGCGGCGATACGGGCGTGACATTATTGGCTAACGTGATCGAGCCCCGGTATAGGGAGATCACCACGTCAAGGGGCACCACGACCGTGGTCAACGGCATGCTCGAGGACTCCACGGCGAAGCTGCATTTCACCGCATGGGTGGACTTTCCCGGGCTGTTCTCGGGTAGGGCCGTCCTGGCGAAGAACGTGTACGTGAACAGCTTCCACGGGATGCCGAGCGTCAACATCGGCGAGCGGTCTACCGTAGAGGAGTTCGACGGGAACGTGCCCGGATATACGACGAGGCGCTGCAGCCTGGCGGAACTGACGGAGGGCGACGGGGCCTACGATATCGAGGTCGAGGGGGAAGTCGTGTCAATACGCCCCGGGTCGGGCCTCATCGAGCGCTGCCCCATATGCAGCCGCGTGATGCAGAAAGGGCAGTGCCGTGCCCACGGCCGGTCAGAGGGCATAAAAGACCTCCGCATCAAGGCGATATTAGATGACGGCACGGGCTCGCTCATATGCGTCTTCGACCGAACGCTCACGAGGGCCGTGCTCGGCGTCGAGCTGGAAATGGCCCTGGAGAGCGGCACCATAGATAATGCCGAGGAGCAGGTCAAGGCTGCGCTGATCGGCTGGCCGTTCACCATTAGAGGTAACGTGACCCGCGGCGAGTACGGCAGGATATTGATCGCGACGAAGGCGAAGAGGCCGGACGAGGACATCGGACGGCTGGCACGGGAGCTTATGGTGAGCGGAGCTCAAAGGAGCATGCGATGA
- a CDS encoding DUF294 nucleotidyltransferase-like domain-containing protein, whose amino-acid sequence MEPAYSHRIQSESDVRSIQSLEDNGFSCCELFFPEREPLDAQTLKLIDEVSGTTNLLLTAHLPFKNINIASVYQYVKDSSVDMLAGMIESLSDYVRMVTIHTGYASPSVSGGLEKAIESNVLSLAKICDRAGQYDIMVGVENAMNEKYMVGRNFAEMERIIKGVNRGNVGLTFDVGHARLTGNIEDYLDRTEYIVEVHAHDNFGYTDEHLALGHGKINWGYVYDKVKDLNCPFVLEQKTVEEGLESIKYWQSLSSESSAYYRLNKLLGEIRSEKNPRQLLPINNEMIRLCENVLGMGGTGSNINHIVSSCREAMAFKIAEFVLEEMKYSMGPPKHKFALMAVGSFGREEMSVESDQDTILVLDDTVDETGRLFFKMFSESLVSRLSAAGFPRCRGNMMASNPKWRGTTVELLARLDTTYERSVIMDARFIAGDRPLANRFLKTLHFALHADPTYATELAISAIKAEVGLEGDSFKVEYFADSEDAFNIKKYGFRIYSQSIKALSVKYSITRTNIADRLWKMHDLGVIGRESIDRYMFAYDQLSRVMMLGYVHNIKRGIVSNEYIFPYSLSKRDREGLKEALRIVKELQGLCSGQFAIARTML is encoded by the coding sequence GTGGAACCGGCATACTCACACAGGATCCAGTCCGAGAGCGACGTACGCTCCATACAGTCCCTTGAGGACAACGGCTTTAGCTGCTGCGAGCTATTTTTCCCGGAGCGGGAGCCTCTCGACGCCCAGACGCTCAAGCTCATCGACGAGGTATCGGGCACGACGAACCTGCTACTTACAGCCCACCTCCCTTTCAAGAACATTAACATAGCCAGCGTCTACCAGTACGTTAAGGACAGCAGCGTGGACATGCTGGCGGGCATGATCGAAAGCCTGTCGGACTACGTCCGCATGGTCACCATACACACGGGCTATGCCTCGCCATCGGTCAGCGGCGGCCTGGAGAAGGCCATCGAGAGCAACGTGTTAAGCCTGGCGAAGATCTGCGACAGGGCCGGACAGTACGACATCATGGTCGGCGTCGAGAACGCGATGAACGAGAAGTACATGGTGGGTCGCAACTTCGCAGAGATGGAGCGCATCATCAAGGGCGTCAACCGGGGCAACGTTGGCCTGACCTTCGACGTGGGGCACGCCCGGCTTACCGGCAACATCGAGGACTACCTGGATAGAACAGAGTACATCGTCGAAGTCCACGCCCACGATAATTTCGGGTATACCGACGAGCACCTGGCCCTCGGGCACGGGAAGATCAACTGGGGCTACGTCTACGATAAGGTCAAGGACCTCAACTGTCCCTTCGTGCTGGAGCAAAAGACCGTCGAAGAAGGCCTTGAGAGCATCAAGTACTGGCAGAGCCTCTCCTCCGAGTCCAGCGCCTACTACCGGCTAAATAAGCTCCTCGGGGAGATACGCTCGGAAAAGAACCCGCGGCAGCTCCTGCCCATAAATAATGAGATGATACGGCTCTGCGAGAACGTGCTCGGCATGGGGGGCACGGGCAGCAACATCAATCACATCGTTTCCTCATGCCGGGAGGCCATGGCTTTCAAGATCGCCGAGTTCGTGCTCGAGGAGATGAAGTACTCCATGGGCCCGCCGAAGCACAAGTTCGCCCTCATGGCCGTGGGAAGCTTTGGCCGGGAGGAGATGTCCGTCGAGTCGGACCAGGACACGATCCTGGTGCTGGACGATACGGTGGACGAAACGGGGCGCCTATTTTTTAAGATGTTCTCCGAGAGCCTGGTGTCACGCTTATCTGCGGCGGGTTTCCCCAGGTGCCGGGGCAACATGATGGCGAGTAACCCGAAGTGGAGGGGCACGACCGTCGAGCTTCTCGCGCGGCTTGACACGACTTATGAGCGCTCGGTCATCATGGACGCACGCTTCATCGCCGGAGACAGACCCCTCGCGAACCGGTTCCTGAAGACCCTGCACTTCGCCCTGCACGCCGACCCGACCTACGCGACGGAGCTGGCCATCTCCGCCATCAAGGCCGAGGTGGGGCTGGAAGGAGACTCGTTCAAGGTCGAGTACTTCGCCGATTCCGAGGACGCCTTTAACATCAAGAAATACGGCTTCCGCATATACAGCCAGTCCATAAAGGCATTATCGGTCAAGTACAGCATCACCCGCACCAACATCGCCGACCGCCTCTGGAAGATGCACGACCTGGGAGTCATCGGCCGGGAGTCCATCGACCGCTACATGTTCGCCTACGACCAGCTATCCCGGGTCATGATGCTCGGCTACGTGCATAACATCAAGCGGGGCATCGTGAGTAACGAGTATATCTTTCCATATTCCTTGTCTAAGCGTGACCGGGAAGGCCTCAAGGAAGCGCTGCGTATCGTTAAGGAGCTGCAGGGCCTGTGCAGCGGCCAGTTCGCCATCGCGAGGACCATGCTGTGA
- a CDS encoding TldD/PmbA family protein, translating into MQDELLIIAKKAVDAGMAAGVECEAFVQKSRHTSVTVEGGNVTFGSMDGDYGVGIRIIKDRRHGYAYCSAATIDFGIKQAIAASRFSKPGNYAFHGDKDYAGARSLFDNRIASMVPEDGIGLARDMMEGASYDKRALPSRGGISFGTTSMAVANSNGVAAYDEGTAVSGSIMSIIKEDGMVANGDEYEVSRFLDISFDKIGHTATERAASQLGQKGIETASMTVIMKPSAVFDIMSNTLIPAMYGASVKKGESVFVDKVGKQVAASGLSILDDGTFSKGLNTYAMDEEGYPSRKNALVEDGILKMFLYDEFSAIESGAKPTGNALHADRMESGTTYKVPPTTCARNIIFNGPTMSEEEMIRNTKNGVLVLDVLGAHTANRASGDFSVAIYSGYAIKDGELAYPLKGGMIGGNMPQMLAGIELADNYRLVGAGMSPMSGYIPGVKFENVRVSGE; encoded by the coding sequence ATGCAGGACGAGCTTTTGATCATCGCTAAAAAGGCGGTTGATGCCGGTATGGCTGCAGGAGTGGAATGCGAAGCATTCGTGCAGAAGTCCCGGCATACATCCGTCACCGTAGAGGGCGGGAACGTTACTTTTGGCTCAATGGACGGCGACTATGGCGTGGGCATCCGGATCATCAAGGACCGCCGCCACGGCTACGCCTATTGCTCGGCAGCGACCATCGACTTCGGCATCAAGCAGGCCATTGCGGCCTCGAGGTTCTCGAAGCCCGGCAACTACGCCTTCCACGGGGATAAGGATTATGCGGGGGCCCGCTCGCTGTTCGATAACAGGATCGCATCGATGGTGCCCGAGGATGGCATCGGGCTGGCCCGGGACATGATGGAGGGCGCGTCCTACGATAAGCGCGCCCTGCCGTCCAGGGGAGGCATCAGCTTCGGCACCACGTCCATGGCCGTGGCCAACTCGAACGGCGTCGCCGCCTATGACGAGGGCACGGCGGTAAGCGGCAGCATCATGTCCATCATCAAGGAGGACGGCATGGTCGCCAATGGCGACGAGTACGAGGTGTCCCGCTTCCTGGACATCAGCTTCGATAAGATCGGCCATACGGCCACGGAGCGTGCCGCGAGCCAGCTCGGGCAGAAGGGCATCGAGACGGCCTCGATGACTGTCATCATGAAGCCGAGCGCCGTCTTCGATATCATGAGCAATACGCTCATACCCGCGATGTACGGGGCCTCGGTAAAGAAGGGCGAGTCGGTCTTCGTTGATAAGGTCGGGAAGCAAGTAGCGGCCTCGGGCTTATCGATCCTGGACGACGGCACGTTCAGCAAAGGGCTGAACACCTATGCGATGGACGAGGAAGGCTATCCAAGCCGGAAGAACGCGCTCGTCGAGGACGGCATCCTGAAGATGTTCCTGTACGACGAGTTCTCTGCTATCGAGAGCGGGGCGAAGCCCACCGGGAACGCATTACATGCGGACCGGATGGAGTCGGGGACGACGTATAAAGTCCCGCCGACCACCTGCGCCCGGAACATAATTTTTAACGGGCCCACGATGAGCGAGGAAGAGATGATCAGGAACACGAAGAACGGCGTCCTCGTGCTCGACGTGCTCGGCGCCCATACGGCGAACCGGGCCAGCGGCGATTTCTCGGTGGCCATCTATTCCGGATACGCCATCAAGGACGGAGAGCTTGCCTATCCGCTGAAGGGCGGCATGATCGGCGGCAACATGCCGCAGATGCTCGCGGGCATCGAGCTGGCGGACAACTATAGGCTCGTTGGGGCGGGAATGTCGCCCATGAGCGGATATATCCCCGGCGTCAAATTCGAGAATGTCAGGGTGTCCGGCGAATAG
- a CDS encoding TldD/PmbA family protein — translation MIRALEKALEGRADYYDVRYTNVTSTNLEMKNKDVTRAIAGSEEGACVRVLYRGAWGFASTSELTERSLVDTADRAARMARGISESIKIRSSLAPVEPARDEVEVPMRKSFLDMSIEEKLALLVSTYDALKDYDFINNMTATYKDFFTLEELMSSEGAHVVTKTPRILWSVEIVGRKDGDIQSVRRRIGSTTGFEVFDGEKNVTVARDGAASLVALLAGKSPPSGPLPVIADNGLCGVFAHEAVGHASEGDLVATGNSCFEGLVGKPIGNEIVTIKDDATIPGLFGSFIYDAEGVRTRTKVLVKDGVLNDLILSRETAARLGMEPNGGARAESYHYRPIVRMSNTYIDMGDASFREMLEGIKLGVYAKDSRGGQVNTSQGLFQFNAQEAYLIENGEITKPLRDVSLSGKTLDILKQIDMVGKDLMLGHPGICGKGQSAPVGDGGPHIRIAKCVVGGR, via the coding sequence TTGATCCGCGCACTTGAAAAGGCCCTGGAGGGCAGGGCGGACTATTATGACGTCCGCTATACGAACGTCACGAGCACGAACCTGGAGATGAAGAACAAGGACGTGACCAGGGCCATTGCCGGGAGCGAGGAGGGCGCCTGCGTCCGTGTCCTCTACCGGGGTGCATGGGGCTTTGCGAGCACTTCAGAGCTCACGGAAAGATCGCTCGTCGACACGGCGGACAGGGCGGCGCGGATGGCCAGGGGAATAAGCGAGTCGATCAAAATAAGATCGTCGCTGGCTCCGGTCGAGCCGGCGAGGGACGAGGTCGAAGTCCCGATGAGAAAGAGCTTCCTGGACATGAGCATCGAGGAAAAGCTCGCCCTGCTGGTATCGACGTACGACGCCTTAAAGGATTACGACTTCATCAACAACATGACAGCCACGTATAAGGATTTTTTCACGCTCGAGGAGCTCATGTCCTCCGAGGGCGCCCACGTGGTCACGAAGACTCCCCGCATCCTCTGGTCGGTGGAGATCGTCGGCAGGAAGGACGGGGACATCCAGTCTGTCAGGCGCCGCATCGGAAGCACCACCGGGTTCGAGGTTTTCGACGGAGAAAAGAACGTTACAGTTGCGAGGGACGGCGCGGCGTCGCTTGTCGCGCTGCTCGCCGGAAAGTCGCCCCCGTCAGGGCCTTTGCCGGTTATAGCCGATAATGGCCTGTGCGGCGTCTTTGCCCATGAGGCCGTGGGCCACGCGTCCGAGGGGGACCTTGTGGCCACGGGTAACTCGTGCTTCGAGGGCCTGGTCGGGAAACCGATCGGGAACGAAATAGTCACGATCAAGGACGACGCCACGATACCGGGGCTGTTCGGCAGCTTCATCTATGATGCGGAGGGCGTCCGCACGCGCACGAAAGTGCTGGTAAAGGACGGAGTGCTCAACGATCTCATCCTGAGCCGCGAGACGGCCGCCCGCCTGGGAATGGAGCCGAACGGCGGCGCCCGGGCAGAATCGTATCACTACCGGCCCATCGTCAGGATGAGCAACACGTACATCGATATGGGCGATGCCTCGTTCAGGGAGATGCTCGAGGGAATAAAGCTGGGCGTCTACGCGAAGGATAGCCGGGGCGGCCAGGTGAACACGTCCCAGGGGCTTTTCCAGTTCAACGCGCAGGAGGCCTACCTCATCGAGAACGGCGAAATAACGAAGCCGCTCAGGGACGTTTCGCTTTCCGGCAAGACGCTGGACATCCTGAAGCAGATCGACATGGTGGGGAAAGACCTCATGCTGGGGCATCCCGGCATCTGCGGGAAAGGCCAGTCCGCTCCGGTGGGCGACGGAGGGCCGCACATACGTATCGCGAAGTGCGTGGTAGGAGGCAGGTAA
- a CDS encoding vWA domain-containing protein — protein sequence MIFDEDDTRIREACARCMADPSSVESYDRLMDGSRLIGRNFLRLYSIVPSMSTRMVYSGYSGGGIISFDRTIASFGEKGKTLDGVVARYRLKDVKKLNLALLYDDSNSMTAWWRSKNIGATINEAQAPQSYAKIACLALMEGLGKAADISLWTFGSRAEGPYNANAGMYRQLISRNGSGGTRLDLALQSMIDLGWHRKRGTNVAVILTDGVPEVGRSVYAEDVLVNMKALELIRNIQSNKVKLLYIQLHTDDSRKFKKSGGYTVAEFGGVIEKMGGLVMNVDAANKVSDSLFKGLQQILK from the coding sequence ATGATCTTCGACGAGGACGACACTCGAATAAGGGAAGCCTGTGCGCGGTGCATGGCGGACCCGTCCAGCGTTGAATCATATGACAGGCTGATGGACGGCTCCCGGCTGATCGGCCGCAACTTTTTACGCTTATACAGTATCGTGCCCTCGATGAGCACCCGCATGGTCTATTCGGGCTATTCGGGCGGGGGCATAATCTCTTTTGACAGGACCATCGCGAGCTTCGGCGAGAAAGGAAAGACCCTCGATGGCGTCGTCGCCCGCTACCGCCTCAAGGACGTGAAAAAGCTGAACCTGGCCCTATTGTACGACGACTCGAACTCCATGACCGCCTGGTGGAGGAGCAAGAACATCGGGGCGACGATCAACGAGGCGCAGGCGCCCCAGTCGTACGCTAAGATCGCGTGCCTGGCGCTCATGGAAGGCCTGGGCAAGGCGGCCGATATCAGCCTCTGGACGTTCGGGAGCCGTGCGGAGGGGCCGTATAACGCGAACGCCGGCATGTACCGCCAGCTCATTTCCCGTAACGGCTCGGGCGGTACCCGCCTGGACCTGGCGCTCCAGTCCATGATCGACCTGGGATGGCACCGCAAGCGCGGCACTAACGTGGCCGTTATCCTCACGGACGGCGTGCCCGAGGTGGGCAGGAGCGTCTATGCCGAGGACGTGCTCGTGAACATGAAAGCGCTCGAGCTGATCCGGAACATCCAGTCCAACAAGGTAAAGCTCCTGTATATCCAGCTCCATACCGACGACTCCCGCAAATTCAAGAAGAGCGGCGGGTACACGGTCGCCGAGTTCGGCGGCGTCATCGAGAAGATGGGCGGCCTGGTCATGAACGTCGACGCCGCTAACAAGGTCAGCGACTCGCTTTTTAAAGGCCTGCAGCAAATACTAAAATAA
- a CDS encoding AAA family ATPase: protein MTLLNREDMIKIIETCEVKGQDEAIVRALMYINLGYPIMFYGPPGNGKTTIAEHILNYISSGDNYYRIEATEGMTEYHTIGGFHPLSMSGNPELSKKFVYKDGVITRAVKERKNLLIDEFNRAPTTAYSGLFMLLSAGILPVEHSEEVLKKPDDWVLVVTANLGDEGTFKMSSALKRRFIPIFIGYINRFTEEKVVRAYAPEMDQQIVNAVLDFAEETRRLWQEEKLLPLGLSTDGVIKMSRYCDLSISEGLDGKTAFTDAAMHQGIVIADETDYASIQTVNELALRIASRL from the coding sequence ATGACGCTGCTAAACCGTGAAGACATGATCAAGATCATCGAGACCTGCGAGGTCAAGGGCCAGGATGAGGCCATCGTCCGGGCGTTGATGTACATCAACCTAGGCTATCCCATCATGTTCTATGGGCCCCCGGGTAACGGTAAGACGACCATCGCCGAGCATATTTTGAATTATATATCCAGCGGCGATAACTATTACCGCATCGAGGCCACGGAAGGCATGACCGAGTACCATACCATCGGCGGATTCCACCCGCTCTCGATGTCGGGCAACCCCGAGCTATCGAAAAAGTTCGTCTATAAGGACGGCGTCATCACCCGTGCCGTCAAAGAGCGCAAGAACCTGCTTATTGACGAATTTAACAGGGCCCCGACGACGGCATACTCGGGCCTGTTCATGCTCCTGTCGGCGGGCATCCTGCCGGTGGAGCACAGCGAGGAAGTCCTGAAGAAGCCCGACGACTGGGTGCTGGTCGTGACCGCCAACTTAGGCGACGAGGGCACGTTCAAGATGAGCTCCGCCTTAAAAAGGCGTTTCATACCGATCTTCATCGGATACATCAACCGCTTTACCGAGGAGAAGGTGGTCCGGGCCTACGCCCCCGAGATGGACCAGCAGATCGTGAACGCCGTACTGGATTTCGCAGAGGAGACCCGGAGGCTCTGGCAGGAGGAGAAGCTGCTGCCCCTGGGCCTGTCGACGGACGGCGTCATCAAGATGAGCCGGTACTGCGACCTTTCCATATCCGAAGGCCTTGACGGCAAGACCGCGTTCACCGACGCGGCGATGCACCAGGGCATCGTCATCGCGGACGAGACCGACTACGCGTCCATCCAGACAGTGAACGAGCTGGCCTTGAGGATCGCGAGCCGCCTATGA
- a CDS encoding tRNA (guanine(10)-N(2))-dimethyltransferase, which yields MIIREGRVAIETGEAFYNPRMEMNRDITVACLEALPEISTYIDVMSASGIRGIRVKKEVSRNIEVTSNDWDGPACELIKKNAEANGVSLEVSNCGANTLLSQRQFDFVDIDPFGTPAPYINSVCWASKRAMGITATDTAPLCGAHLKSGIRTYGAYPLKTEYYAEMGLRVLLGKVAREEAKYDRALKPLLCHTTEHFVRLYLGVTYGRADADAMMKDIGFIVHCFKCKNRFELPGLAVQAPETCPVCGAKVKVGGPIWLGDTKDNAFVDKVIQVLEAGQFNKKERAIRMLNLVRQELDTATFYDQHAICRDLKATPTEITTLLDDLRSQGYAASRTHYLGVGFKTDAPIGVIRGTILRLSE from the coding sequence ATGATCATCAGGGAGGGCCGCGTCGCTATCGAGACGGGCGAGGCATTCTACAACCCGCGCATGGAGATGAACCGGGACATAACCGTAGCCTGCTTAGAGGCCCTGCCTGAAATTTCTACTTATATCGACGTCATGTCCGCTTCCGGCATCCGCGGGATACGGGTGAAGAAGGAAGTATCCCGCAACATCGAGGTCACCTCTAATGATTGGGACGGGCCGGCCTGCGAGCTCATTAAAAAGAATGCAGAAGCCAATGGCGTAAGCCTGGAGGTATCTAATTGCGGTGCAAACACCCTGCTCTCGCAGCGCCAGTTCGACTTCGTGGACATCGACCCGTTCGGCACGCCCGCGCCGTACATCAACTCGGTCTGCTGGGCCTCGAAGCGGGCAATGGGCATAACGGCGACGGACACCGCGCCGCTCTGCGGCGCACATCTCAAGTCGGGCATAAGGACATACGGTGCTTACCCGCTCAAGACCGAGTATTATGCAGAGATGGGCCTGCGGGTCCTGCTTGGCAAAGTGGCCAGGGAGGAGGCGAAGTACGACCGGGCCCTCAAGCCTCTGCTCTGCCATACGACGGAGCACTTTGTCCGCCTGTACCTCGGCGTGACCTATGGAAGGGCTGACGCTGACGCCATGATGAAGGACATCGGCTTCATCGTCCATTGCTTTAAGTGCAAGAACAGGTTCGAGCTGCCGGGGCTCGCCGTGCAGGCGCCCGAAACGTGTCCGGTCTGCGGGGCAAAAGTAAAGGTCGGGGGCCCTATATGGCTGGGCGACACAAAGGATAATGCCTTCGTGGATAAGGTCATCCAGGTGCTGGAGGCCGGCCAGTTCAACAAAAAGGAAAGGGCTATTAGAATGCTCAACCTGGTCCGGCAGGAACTCGACACGGCCACGTTCTACGACCAGCACGCCATATGCAGGGACCTCAAGGCCACGCCCACGGAGATCACGACACTTTTAGACGACCTCAGAAGCCAGGGGTACGCCGCCTCACGCACGCACTACCTGGGCGTCGGGTTCAAGACTGACGCGCCCATCGGGGTCATCCGCGGGACCATATTAAGGCTATCAGAGTAA